From the genome of Flammeovirgaceae bacterium:
GAAGGAACGAGACCTTGCGGTTAACCGGGCAATTTGGGTTCTCCAGGCGCTTCGACCTGGCCTATCAGATACCCAACCTGGACCGCAACCAAAAGCAGGGCCTGGCCTTCCTCATCTCTTATGCGCAACCCAAAAACCTTTCCTATTTCACACAAGACCACAAGTTGCTTTTCCTGAAATCCGACAAGGTATTGCGCACCAATGCCCTCTTTGCCGTCAATTATTCTTACCGAAAGTCGTTTTATGAAACGCACAATTTTGGCATCGAGTACAGGACATCCGAAATAGCCGATACCATCGCGGTGCTTAACCCCAACTATTACGGCAATGGCAACACCCGGCAACAATTCGAATCCATCACCTACTCCTTCAACTCCGATCATCGCGATGTCATTGCCTACCCGCTCAATGGGCACCGCTCCAATATTTACCTGAAAAAAATAGGCCTTGGCCTAAGCAGTGACGCAGACCAATTTGAGATCAACCTTACGCATGCGCAGTATGTGGATTTAAAAAACGGGTACTACTTCTCGAATTTTACCTCGCTCTATTTAAGCACCCCGCAATCCCAGCCTTATTCCTTTTATAATGCGATCGGTTACCGCAAACAATTTTTAAGGGGATATGAAATATTCTTGATTGAAGGGTCCCGTTTTTTCCTGAACAAAACCACGTTGAAAAAGAGGATATTCTCAAGGGGATGGCACCTGGCCAATATGCCCAATGAGCAATTCAGTTATTTCCCGCTTTCCATCTACCTCAAAGGGTACGTGGACGCGGGCTACGTGGAAAACTTCAAGAGGTACGAAGAACTGCTGATCAACAATACGTTGTCCAACCGGTTCCTGATCGGGGTCGGGGGCGGTGTGGACGTGGTTACCTTTTATGACACTGTTTTGCGGTTTGAATACAGTTTTACCCGGGAGGGCATGCATGGCTTCTTCTTCAATGTAAAGAAAGAATTTTAATTTTTGTACCGCTTATACACCCTCTCCTTCCCCTTTGTATAAGCATACCATACCCCGGATGGCTCCCCATTTTTATAGTTCCCTTTATATTCCAGTATGCCATCCATGGAGTAGAACCTCCATTCGCCATGTTCCTTTCCTAAATGGTACCCCCCTTCCTGGACAAGGGTACCGGATTCATTGTAGACCATCGTTTTGCCCTCGGGCAGCCCATCCTTATAGGTAAGCACCCGTTGCACATTCCCATTTTCAAAAAAATGCACCCACTCGCCTTCATAGCTTCCATTCAGGTATTTCCCCTTTTTGTCCAGCCTTCCATTTTCATAATAATAAAAAGCGGAATCGGCCAGGGTGCCATCCTTCCATTGCTCCTTTCCCAGAAGGGCCCCGGAAGGGTAGAAATAAGTTACCTGGCCGTGCAAAATGCCACTTTTGTAATTTTCAATGGCGCTGGGCGTGCCCGATGGGTAATAGTAATGCCACTCCCCCGTTTTTAGGCCCTGCCCCATGTGCCCTTTGGCCTTTTCGCGCCCGGTGGCGTAGTGCTCCGTTACCAGGGATTGGGCATTCCCGAC
Proteins encoded in this window:
- a CDS encoding toxin-antitoxin system YwqK family antitoxin — its product is MKIPSIIALIIGISLVGNAQSLVTEHYATGREKAKGHMGQGLKTGEWHYYYPSGTPSAIENYKSGILHGQVTYFYPSGALLGKEQWKDGTLADSAFYYYENGRLDKKGKYLNGSYEGEWVHFFENGNVQRVLTYKDGLPEGKTMVYNESGTLVQEGGYHLGKEHGEWRFYSMDGILEYKGNYKNGEPSGVWYAYTKGKERVYKRYKN